A region from the Microcella frigidaquae genome encodes:
- a CDS encoding DUF3048 domain-containing protein, translating into MSRSAARSRRWARSVVVVGAVVVAVTGCATEPPPMPSPSPTETYVSTYVPPEPYDIAPLTGEQVAVGSLTEPSLAAKVDNHPAARPQIGLERTDIVYEELVEGGLTRYVAVWHSDVPDLIGPVRSIRPMDPDIISPLGGIVAYSGGQYRFVEMMRAAPVVNAIHGQADTADTFFRGDNAFAPHNVLVRAPQVIAQHSELKPPAQQFAFSESIASATATKEGSPTSRIDLVFGGWSTPSWRWKAETERWVRFQTGGAADTDAQGDQLSAVNVVVLRVPVQVISGIPTTKLIGRGEAWISTGGATVRATWSKASMTAPIRILDRHGVAVRLAPGNTWVELVPLDGSATFR; encoded by the coding sequence ATGAGCCGGAGCGCAGCCCGCAGCCGTCGATGGGCGCGGTCGGTCGTGGTCGTCGGGGCCGTGGTCGTCGCCGTCACGGGGTGCGCCACTGAGCCGCCGCCGATGCCGAGCCCCTCACCCACCGAGACGTACGTCTCGACCTACGTGCCGCCCGAGCCGTACGACATCGCGCCGCTCACCGGCGAGCAGGTCGCCGTCGGCAGCCTCACCGAGCCCTCACTGGCCGCGAAGGTCGACAACCATCCCGCCGCGCGCCCGCAGATCGGGCTCGAGCGCACCGACATCGTGTACGAGGAGCTCGTCGAGGGCGGCCTCACCCGGTACGTCGCGGTCTGGCACTCGGACGTTCCCGACCTCATCGGACCGGTGCGGTCGATCCGTCCGATGGACCCGGACATCATCTCTCCGCTGGGCGGCATCGTCGCCTATTCGGGCGGCCAGTACCGCTTCGTCGAGATGATGCGCGCCGCTCCCGTCGTCAACGCCATCCACGGCCAGGCCGACACTGCCGACACCTTCTTTCGGGGCGACAACGCATTCGCCCCGCACAACGTGCTCGTGCGCGCGCCCCAGGTGATCGCCCAGCACAGCGAGCTCAAGCCGCCCGCGCAGCAGTTCGCGTTCTCCGAGAGCATCGCCTCGGCCACCGCCACCAAGGAGGGCTCGCCGACGAGCCGCATCGACCTGGTCTTCGGCGGCTGGAGCACCCCCTCGTGGCGATGGAAGGCCGAAACGGAGCGCTGGGTGCGCTTCCAGACCGGCGGGGCGGCCGATACGGATGCCCAGGGCGATCAGCTCAGTGCCGTCAACGTCGTCGTGCTCCGCGTGCCCGTGCAGGTCATCTCGGGCATCCCGACCACGAAACTCATCGGCAGGGGCGAGGCCTGGATCTCCACGGGCGGCGCAACCGTCCGCGCGACGTGGTCGAAGGCCTCGATGACCGCGCCGATCCGCATCCTCGACCGGCATGGTGTCGCCGTGCGGCTCGCGCCGGGCAACACCTGGGTCGAGCTCGTACCGCTCGACGGGTCGGCCACCTTCCGGTAG
- a CDS encoding LytR C-terminal domain-containing protein — protein sequence MAEFPRDRFDEVPASLGRVGAHRAPRSRRGAWVATAWAALASGLLVVLGLYLLSTITDRVTFEIPGFGTAEPMPTPTATPSPTATIEPIIDPAEAELPDGFTITVLNGTAVDGLGATARGLIVDPGWRVGTVTAAAQTDIEETVVFYNDPALERVAAGMVALLGAGTIEQSDAFPGAPITIVLGADFAAVAGG from the coding sequence ATGGCCGAGTTCCCCCGCGACCGCTTCGACGAGGTCCCCGCATCCCTGGGGCGCGTCGGCGCCCACCGCGCCCCGCGCTCGCGCCGCGGCGCATGGGTCGCCACGGCCTGGGCCGCCCTCGCCAGCGGACTGCTCGTCGTGCTCGGGCTTTACCTGCTCTCCACGATCACCGACCGGGTGACGTTCGAGATCCCCGGCTTCGGCACGGCCGAGCCCATGCCCACCCCGACTGCGACGCCCTCGCCGACCGCGACCATCGAGCCGATCATCGACCCGGCCGAGGCCGAGCTGCCCGACGGCTTCACGATCACGGTGCTCAACGGCACCGCGGTCGACGGCCTCGGCGCCACGGCTCGCGGGCTCATCGTGGACCCCGGCTGGCGCGTCGGCACGGTCACGGCCGCCGCGCAGACCGACATCGAGGAGACGGTCGTGTTCTACAACGACCCCGCGCTCGAGCGAGTGGCCGCCGGCATGGTGGCGCTGCTCGGAGCGGGCACGATCGAGCAGTCCGATGCGTTCCCGGGCGCCCCCATCACGATCGTGCTGGGTGCCGACTTCGCCGCCGTCGCCGGCGGTTGA
- a CDS encoding HtaA domain-containing protein — protein sequence MLAALALTASLVAAPASACVATEGGFDWGFKESFRAYLSGSIANGAWTTEGGIGYETPVFTTDALEGDLALAPLSGELAVDGAMRFTGHEGILDTTISNVRLGLVDGQRLELVVDLRGTTQEFVEVDTADVLFATGDLAAAAWTAGDDGLLIAGIPLTLTEQGAEAFGTYPAGEALDPLDLRLTTTADCAEQAIAARQSGAGMLAPLLIVGVVLIGVAASVVVHLRLRAAKRRSHTVNIQDE from the coding sequence ATGCTCGCCGCGCTCGCTCTCACCGCCTCGTTGGTGGCCGCGCCGGCATCGGCCTGCGTCGCCACCGAGGGCGGATTCGACTGGGGCTTCAAGGAGTCCTTCCGCGCCTACCTGAGCGGCTCGATCGCGAACGGCGCGTGGACCACCGAGGGCGGCATCGGCTACGAGACCCCGGTCTTCACGACCGACGCGCTCGAGGGCGACCTCGCACTGGCCCCGCTGAGCGGCGAGCTCGCCGTTGACGGCGCGATGCGCTTCACCGGTCACGAGGGAATCCTCGACACGACGATCTCGAATGTGCGGCTCGGGCTCGTCGACGGTCAGCGGCTCGAGCTCGTCGTCGACCTGCGCGGCACAACGCAGGAGTTCGTCGAGGTCGACACCGCTGACGTGCTCTTCGCCACGGGCGACCTGGCGGCCGCCGCGTGGACGGCAGGGGACGACGGGCTGCTCATCGCGGGCATTCCGCTGACGCTCACCGAGCAGGGGGCCGAGGCGTTCGGCACCTACCCGGCCGGCGAGGCCCTCGACCCCCTCGACCTGCGCCTGACGACGACCGCGGACTGCGCCGAGCAGGCGATCGCCGCCCGGCAGTCGGGGGCGGGGATGCTCGCGCCGCTGCTGATCGTCGGCGTCGTGCTGATCGGGGTCGCAGCCTCGGTCGTCGTGCACCTGCGGCTCCGCGCCGCGAAGCGCCGTTCACACACGGTGAACATTCAGGACGAATGA
- a CDS encoding GNAT family N-acetyltransferase, with protein sequence MVDSSPVRRTWSDLTLDEFFDIAALRTEIFFLEQRIDEPELDARDREATTEHWWIADEHGPATYLRVVVDDTPQPGNRDARTLIGRVVTRADRRGEGLARRLLAHVVEQHGHEPLALHAQVYAQPLYAGVGFEAYGDEYLEAGIPHIGMYRAAATPSIGIQPRRVR encoded by the coding sequence GTGGTCGACTCTTCCCCGGTGCGCCGAACCTGGAGCGACCTGACTCTCGACGAGTTCTTCGACATCGCCGCCCTGCGCACCGAGATCTTCTTCCTCGAGCAGCGCATCGACGAGCCCGAGCTCGACGCCCGAGACCGCGAGGCGACCACCGAGCACTGGTGGATCGCCGACGAGCACGGCCCCGCGACCTATCTGCGCGTCGTCGTCGACGACACCCCGCAGCCGGGCAATCGGGATGCCCGCACCCTGATCGGCCGCGTCGTCACCCGCGCCGACCGCCGCGGCGAGGGTCTCGCGCGCCGCCTGCTCGCGCACGTCGTCGAGCAGCACGGTCATGAGCCGCTCGCGCTCCACGCGCAGGTCTACGCGCAGCCGCTGTACGCCGGCGTCGGGTTCGAGGCCTATGGCGACGAGTACCTCGAGGCGGGCATCCCGCACATCGGCATGTATCGCGCGGCCGCGACACCCTCGATCGGCATTCAGCCCCGCCGCGTACGCTGA
- a CDS encoding heme/hemin ABC transporter substrate-binding protein, translating into MTRRTTLALPAALALVALLAGCAVAAPESTSEPTAPIGPRVPLSELVVSDDPRSLTGPSTALIADAAIEPITTDPAQSLPATVVSRDLDGDREITVTDTSRILPLDIAGSIAATVFALGFGDSVIGRDISTTFPEAEGLPIVTSSGHAINSEAVLALRPSIVITDGTVGPTDVVLQLRDAGVTVVYVDAEPGLAAPAELARQVSAALGAPEAGELLAERLDGEIDDVVTAIEGIRPEDPADRVRILFLYLRGASGIYYLFGEESGADELITALGGIDVAGEIGWQGLRPMTDEALIAANPDLILVMTAGLESVGGVDGLLAEKPAVALTRAGEARRFVDMADGEVLSFGPRTPAVLDALARAIYAP; encoded by the coding sequence ATGACCCGCCGCACCACTCTCGCCCTGCCCGCAGCCCTCGCGCTCGTCGCACTGCTCGCCGGGTGCGCCGTCGCCGCACCGGAATCGACGAGCGAGCCCACCGCGCCGATCGGCCCGCGGGTGCCGCTGAGCGAGCTCGTGGTGAGCGACGACCCCCGATCGCTGACCGGACCCTCGACGGCTCTCATCGCCGACGCGGCGATCGAGCCCATCACGACCGACCCCGCCCAGAGCCTGCCCGCGACCGTCGTCTCGCGCGACCTCGACGGCGACCGCGAGATCACCGTCACCGACACCAGCCGGATCCTGCCGCTGGACATCGCCGGCTCGATCGCCGCGACCGTCTTCGCTCTCGGGTTCGGCGACTCCGTCATCGGTCGCGACATCTCGACAACCTTCCCCGAGGCCGAGGGTCTGCCGATCGTCACCAGCAGCGGTCACGCGATCAACAGCGAGGCCGTGCTGGCCCTGCGGCCCTCGATCGTCATCACCGACGGCACCGTCGGGCCGACCGACGTGGTGCTGCAGCTGCGCGACGCCGGCGTGACGGTGGTCTACGTGGATGCGGAGCCGGGGCTCGCCGCCCCCGCCGAGCTAGCCCGCCAGGTGTCGGCCGCGCTCGGCGCCCCCGAGGCCGGCGAGCTGCTCGCCGAGCGGCTCGACGGTGAGATCGACGACGTCGTGACCGCGATCGAGGGCATCCGCCCGGAGGACCCGGCCGACCGCGTGCGCATCCTGTTCCTCTACCTGCGCGGCGCCTCCGGCATCTACTACCTGTTCGGCGAGGAGTCGGGAGCGGACGAGCTGATCACGGCCCTCGGCGGCATCGACGTGGCCGGCGAGATCGGCTGGCAGGGCCTGCGGCCGATGACCGATGAGGCGCTGATCGCCGCGAATCCCGACCTGATCCTCGTGATGACCGCGGGTCTCGAGAGCGTCGGCGGCGTCGACGGGCTGCTCGCCGAGAAGCCCGCCGTGGCGCTCACCCGCGCCGGCGAGGCGCGCCGCTTCGTCGACATGGCCGACGGCGAGGTGCTGAGCTTCGGGCCGCGCACGCCCGCGGTGCTCGACGCACTGGCTAGAGCGATCTACGCTCCCTGA
- a CDS encoding cation transporter, which produces MDSTPERSGSTQFGSGTPAAAQAGATTALRRTVLVVAAINAAYFVVEVAVALAIGSVALLADSVDFLEDTAVNLLIALALGWSLAARARVGRVLALVILLPAAAVVVQVVLKVGDPEAPAVAPLVLAAAGAALVNLVCALLLARIRAAGGSMVGAAWYAARNDVIINLAIIAMGFLTLLVGTGWPDIVLGVLIIVLNGRAALLVWRLAGEESLAARALAGEDLDDD; this is translated from the coding sequence ATGGACTCAACCCCTGAGCGGTCCGGCTCGACGCAGTTCGGTTCTGGGACGCCCGCTGCGGCGCAGGCCGGCGCGACCACGGCACTGCGGCGAACCGTTCTCGTCGTCGCCGCGATCAACGCCGCCTACTTCGTCGTCGAGGTCGCGGTGGCGCTCGCCATCGGCTCCGTCGCGCTGCTCGCCGACAGCGTCGACTTCCTCGAGGACACGGCGGTCAACCTGCTGATCGCGCTCGCGCTCGGCTGGTCGCTCGCCGCGCGGGCGCGGGTCGGGCGGGTGCTGGCCCTGGTGATCCTGCTGCCGGCGGCCGCCGTCGTCGTGCAGGTCGTGCTGAAGGTCGGCGACCCCGAGGCGCCCGCGGTGGCACCACTCGTGCTCGCGGCCGCCGGGGCCGCGCTGGTCAACCTGGTGTGCGCGCTGCTCCTGGCTCGCATCCGCGCCGCCGGAGGCTCGATGGTGGGCGCCGCCTGGTACGCGGCCCGTAACGACGTGATCATCAACCTCGCCATCATCGCGATGGGGTTCCTGACGCTCCTCGTCGGCACCGGCTGGCCCGACATCGTGCTCGGCGTTCTCATCATCGTGCTCAACGGGCGCGCCGCGCTCCTCGTCTGGCGACTTGCGGGCGAGGAGAGCCTCGCGGCCCGCGCGCTCGCGGGGGAGGACCTCGACGATGACTGA
- the msrB gene encoding peptide-methionine (R)-S-oxide reductase MsrB translates to MGHNPAADDKTYAVQKTEEQWRAELGEERYQVLRQAGTERAWTGELLDESRAGLYTCGACGAELFQAGTKFDSGCGWPSFYESVRPEAVELLEDTSLGMVRTEVRCATCGSHLGHVFPDGFGTPTGDRYCMNSLALNFTPESE, encoded by the coding sequence ATGGGCCACAACCCGGCAGCCGACGACAAGACCTACGCGGTGCAGAAGACCGAGGAGCAGTGGCGCGCCGAGCTCGGCGAGGAGCGCTACCAGGTGCTGCGCCAGGCGGGCACCGAGCGCGCCTGGACGGGCGAGCTGCTCGACGAGAGCCGTGCCGGCCTCTACACCTGCGGCGCGTGCGGCGCCGAGCTCTTCCAGGCGGGCACCAAGTTCGACTCGGGGTGCGGCTGGCCGAGCTTCTACGAGTCGGTGCGGCCGGAGGCGGTCGAGCTGCTCGAGGACACCTCGCTCGGCATGGTGCGCACCGAGGTGCGCTGCGCCACCTGCGGCTCGCACCTGGGCCACGTCTTCCCCGACGGCTTCGGCACGCCCACCGGCGACCGCTACTGCATGAACTCGCTGGCGCTGAACTTCACTCCCGAGAGCGAGTAG
- a CDS encoding cold-shock protein — protein MPQGTVKWFNAEKGFGFITRADGEGDVFVHYSGIDMPGYKVLEEGQTVTFEIGTGSKGPQAEGVQVA, from the coding sequence ATGCCCCAGGGGACCGTCAAGTGGTTCAATGCCGAGAAGGGCTTCGGCTTCATCACCCGTGCCGACGGCGAAGGCGACGTCTTCGTCCACTACAGCGGCATCGATATGCCCGGCTACAAGGTGCTCGAGGAGGGCCAGACGGTCACCTTCGAGATCGGAACCGGCTCCAAGGGGCCGCAGGCTGAGGGCGTTCAGGTCGCCTGA
- a CDS encoding DMT family transporter — MTDPMPVNPSEPARHPRLVTAAAIAATIGAGVLVATQHRVNGELGQRLDDGFTAALISFGSGWLLLMAVLAVSPRGQRGLRALRTEVRAGRLPWWLLLGGLGGAVLVLSQGLVAGILGVAIFTIASVTGQTVSGMIADATGFAGMGRTPVTAQRVLGAVLTLSAVAVAVGPRLATDVPVAAIILPLVAGLAIGLQQAVNGRVRRDADSALAATTLNFAIGTAALVVATGAHLLIVGLPATPPSEPWLYLGGAVGAIFIAIQTVTVARIGVLVLGLSLVAGQLAGALLYDLVAPIGVPTTGSTALAVTLTLAGVTIAALPRRAAGPRPGGATRSRE, encoded by the coding sequence ATGACTGACCCGATGCCCGTCAACCCCTCGGAGCCGGCCCGGCACCCGCGCCTGGTGACCGCCGCCGCGATCGCTGCGACCATCGGCGCCGGCGTGCTCGTCGCCACCCAGCATCGCGTCAACGGCGAGCTCGGGCAGCGCCTCGACGACGGATTCACCGCCGCGCTCATCTCGTTCGGCAGCGGCTGGCTGCTGCTCATGGCCGTGCTCGCCGTGTCGCCGCGCGGGCAGCGCGGCCTCCGCGCCCTCCGCACCGAGGTGCGGGCCGGGCGACTGCCGTGGTGGCTGCTCCTCGGCGGGCTCGGGGGCGCCGTGCTGGTGCTCTCGCAGGGGCTGGTGGCGGGCATCCTGGGCGTCGCGATCTTCACCATCGCGTCAGTCACCGGGCAGACCGTCAGCGGCATGATCGCCGACGCCACCGGGTTCGCGGGCATGGGGCGCACGCCCGTGACGGCCCAGCGCGTGCTCGGGGCAGTGCTCACGCTCAGCGCGGTCGCCGTCGCGGTGGGGCCGCGGCTCGCGACCGACGTGCCGGTCGCGGCGATCATCCTGCCCCTCGTCGCCGGTCTCGCGATCGGTCTGCAGCAGGCCGTGAACGGCCGGGTGCGCCGCGACGCCGACTCGGCACTCGCCGCCACCACCCTCAACTTCGCGATCGGCACGGCGGCCCTCGTCGTGGCGACCGGGGCGCACCTGCTCATCGTCGGCCTGCCCGCGACGCCGCCGAGCGAGCCGTGGCTCTACCTGGGCGGCGCGGTCGGCGCGATCTTCATCGCTATCCAGACGGTGACGGTGGCGCGCATCGGCGTGCTCGTGCTCGGGCTGAGCCTCGTCGCCGGGCAGCTGGCCGGGGCGCTGCTCTACGACCTCGTGGCCCCGATCGGGGTGCCCACGACGGGCTCGACCGCGCTCGCCGTGACGCTCACGCTCGCCGGGGTGACGATCGCGGCGCTGCCGCGGCGTGCCGCGGGTCCGCGCCCGGGCGGTGCTACTCGCTCTCGGGAGTGA
- a CDS encoding HtaA domain-containing protein has protein sequence MPIAPPRRRSRLRASLVALTAALAVLAPSLLVVGTAPPTAAAATVTAAETAVPTVTVTPSTGLEPGDVVTVTGTGFGPQPPATTASRPPLAGQFGGVYVVFGAFASTWKPSEGAPSSARVGAPGQTRWVVNPENVATIGGASRGGVAINPDGSFTVELTVTDEFTGMLADGTLGVYTFAGGGVVYAPFETATPVTFAPPPPSITVTPTEGLQPGDTVTVTGANFGPQPPATTASRPPLAGQFGGVYVVFGAFASTWKPSEGAPSSARVGAPGQTKWVVNPENVATIGGASRGGVAINPDGSFEVQLTVTDEFAGMLADGTLGVYTYAGGGVVYAPFETATPLSVGAPEPTPTPTPTPTPTPTPTPTPDVTPPPADPSTAGSLRWGVKQSFDDYVVGPIAQGTITVSGASAQGSVVVFPQSSPAGTTGTVAFRGAVRYLGHDGTLDVTIANPTVRLVSDARGELVAAVNGTRVVLASLALDRGSRSELPDGSVRWAGVPATLTAAGAPVFSYQGNAFYAPGTALDPVTFTIGAPSEARAGSRLVGAFVERSIPSSPPATTGLSVVGAEPSALQPGQRVTLSADGFGAGETGIDVVAYSDPTVLSETVVADANGVATWSGTLPADLVGVHTLTLQGSVDRGIVVTIRELAATVSIAGACQLQDAELGWGFKESFRAYVSGAIARGEWEALDGAVYETPTFRFSGAGALEPGTGEGEIVFAGGMRFTGHGQMLDTTLANPRLVMLDADTAQLVLDVTGTTQAGDAVAAEGVVFADVDLGAAERSAEQGRLVIAGAPATLTATGAEAFGTYPAGETLDPITLTASLADDCGAPAAVETGAAAPVAATEAGVPAWVWALIAGLLAVIGVLVALVLRRRAV, from the coding sequence GTGCCCATTGCACCACCCCGGCGACGCTCGCGCCTGCGCGCGTCGCTCGTCGCTCTGACCGCCGCTCTCGCGGTGCTCGCCCCCTCGCTCCTCGTCGTCGGAACCGCACCGCCGACCGCGGCCGCGGCCACCGTGACGGCGGCCGAGACGGCGGTTCCGACCGTCACCGTCACGCCCAGCACGGGCCTCGAGCCCGGTGATGTCGTCACGGTGACGGGCACCGGCTTCGGCCCGCAGCCGCCCGCGACCACGGCATCGCGCCCGCCGCTCGCCGGCCAGTTCGGCGGCGTGTATGTCGTCTTCGGCGCGTTCGCCAGCACCTGGAAGCCGAGCGAGGGCGCGCCCTCCTCCGCCCGCGTGGGCGCCCCGGGCCAGACCCGGTGGGTCGTGAACCCCGAGAACGTGGCCACGATCGGCGGCGCGAGCCGCGGCGGCGTCGCGATCAACCCCGACGGCTCGTTCACGGTCGAACTGACGGTGACCGACGAGTTCACCGGGATGCTCGCCGACGGAACCCTCGGCGTCTACACCTTCGCGGGCGGCGGCGTGGTCTACGCGCCCTTCGAGACGGCCACGCCGGTCACCTTCGCGCCGCCCCCTCCGAGCATCACCGTGACGCCGACCGAGGGCCTGCAGCCCGGCGATACCGTGACCGTCACCGGTGCGAACTTCGGCCCGCAGCCGCCCGCGACCACGGCATCGCGCCCGCCGCTGGCCGGCCAGTTCGGCGGCGTCTACGTCGTGTTCGGCGCGTTCGCGAGCACGTGGAAGCCCAGCGAGGGCGCGCCCTCCTCGGCCCGCGTCGGGGCGCCCGGCCAGACCAAGTGGGTCGTGAACCCCGAGAACGTCGCCACGATCGGCGGTGCGAGCCGCGGCGGTGTCGCGATCAACCCCGACGGCTCGTTCGAGGTCCAGCTGACGGTCACCGACGAGTTCGCCGGGATGCTGGCCGATGGCACCCTCGGTGTCTACACCTACGCCGGTGGCGGGGTGGTCTACGCGCCCTTCGAGACCGCGACGCCGCTCAGCGTCGGAGCCCCCGAGCCGACGCCCACGCCGACCCCCACCCCGACGCCGACCCCGACCCCCACCCCGACCCCGGACGTGACGCCGCCGCCCGCCGACCCCTCGACGGCCGGCAGCCTCCGCTGGGGCGTCAAGCAGTCGTTCGACGACTACGTCGTCGGCCCGATCGCTCAGGGCACGATCACCGTGTCGGGTGCGAGCGCCCAGGGCTCCGTCGTCGTGTTCCCGCAGAGCTCGCCGGCGGGAACCACCGGCACCGTCGCCTTCCGCGGCGCGGTGCGCTACCTCGGCCACGACGGCACCCTCGACGTGACCATCGCGAACCCCACGGTGCGCCTCGTCTCCGACGCCCGCGGCGAGCTCGTCGCCGCCGTGAACGGCACCCGCGTCGTGCTCGCGAGCCTCGCGCTCGACCGCGGCTCCCGCAGCGAGCTGCCTGACGGCTCGGTGCGCTGGGCCGGAGTTCCCGCGACGCTCACCGCGGCGGGAGCTCCCGTGTTCAGCTACCAGGGCAATGCCTTCTACGCGCCCGGCACGGCGCTCGACCCCGTGACGTTCACCATCGGGGCGCCCTCCGAGGCGCGCGCGGGCAGCCGCCTCGTCGGCGCGTTCGTCGAGCGCAGCATCCCGAGCTCGCCGCCCGCCACGACCGGCCTGTCGGTCGTCGGGGCCGAGCCGAGCGCCCTGCAGCCCGGTCAGCGCGTGACGCTCAGCGCCGACGGGTTCGGTGCGGGCGAGACGGGCATCGACGTCGTCGCCTACAGCGATCCGACGGTGCTCAGCGAGACCGTCGTCGCCGACGCGAACGGCGTCGCGACCTGGTCGGGCACCCTGCCGGCCGACCTCGTCGGTGTGCACACCCTCACCCTGCAGGGCAGCGTCGACCGCGGCATCGTGGTCACGATCCGCGAATTGGCCGCCACCGTCTCGATCGCGGGCGCCTGCCAGCTGCAGGATGCGGAGCTCGGGTGGGGCTTCAAGGAGTCCTTCCGGGCCTATGTGAGCGGGGCGATCGCGCGCGGCGAGTGGGAGGCGCTCGACGGTGCCGTCTACGAGACGCCGACCTTCCGCTTCAGCGGCGCGGGCGCTCTCGAGCCGGGCACGGGGGAGGGCGAGATCGTCTTCGCCGGCGGGATGCGGTTCACCGGTCACGGGCAGATGCTCGACACCACCCTCGCGAACCCGCGCCTGGTGATGCTCGACGCCGACACTGCGCAGCTGGTGCTCGACGTGACGGGCACCACGCAGGCGGGCGATGCGGTCGCGGCCGAGGGCGTCGTGTTCGCCGATGTCGACCTCGGCGCCGCCGAGCGCTCGGCCGAGCAGGGCCGCCTCGTCATCGCGGGGGCACCCGCCACGCTGACGGCGACCGGCGCGGAGGCCTTCGGCACCTACCCGGCCGGGGAGACCCTCGACCCGATCACGCTCACGGCGAGCCTCGCCGACGACTGCGGAGCACCCGCGGCCGTCGAGACGGGCGCCGCGGCGCCGGTCGCCGCGACCGAGGCGGGCGTGCCCGCCTGGGTGTGGGCGCTGATCGCCGGTCTGCTCGCCGTGATCGGCGTGCTGGTCGCGCTGGTGCTCCGCCGCCGCGCGGTCTGA
- a CDS encoding DUF2332 family protein translates to MSTTAERYHRFAREARERSPSYAAWARAVAENDECLALIDTLPVADRQPVLVLTAARFSGLPRGGDIVPWLEAEWDAVAAIARERATQTNDPRRTSALLAALQGIPGPIALLEVGASAGLGLLVDRYSHVYIDADGCPHRVDPADGRSPLELECRLGPGVPVPTAMPDIVWRLGLERKPVRLDDAEDERWLRTLIWPEERERAVQLDRAIAVAREHPVRVVTGDAVDGLASACAQAPAGATLVVASPAVLVYLSPADRARFVSAVGELAHHWISLDGRTVLPDLRAAADVSLPGDDGDFLLSRDGEPLGVVSPHGERIDRWVRERRSL, encoded by the coding sequence GTGAGCACCACCGCTGAGCGGTACCACCGCTTCGCCCGCGAGGCGCGCGAGCGCTCGCCGAGCTACGCGGCCTGGGCGCGCGCCGTCGCCGAGAACGACGAGTGCCTCGCCCTCATCGACACGCTGCCCGTCGCCGACCGGCAGCCCGTTCTCGTGCTGACCGCCGCGCGCTTCTCCGGTCTCCCCCGCGGCGGCGACATCGTGCCCTGGCTCGAGGCCGAGTGGGACGCCGTGGCGGCCATCGCCCGGGAGCGCGCCACCCAGACCAACGATCCGCGGCGCACCTCGGCGCTGCTCGCCGCCCTGCAGGGCATCCCGGGGCCGATCGCGCTCCTCGAGGTCGGGGCCTCCGCCGGCCTCGGCCTGCTGGTCGACCGCTACAGCCACGTCTACATCGACGCCGACGGATGCCCGCACCGCGTCGACCCCGCCGACGGCCGCTCGCCCCTCGAGCTGGAGTGCCGCCTCGGGCCGGGCGTGCCCGTGCCGACCGCCATGCCCGACATCGTGTGGCGCCTCGGCCTCGAGCGAAAGCCCGTCCGGCTCGACGACGCCGAGGACGAGCGCTGGCTGCGAACCCTGATCTGGCCGGAGGAGCGGGAACGGGCGGTGCAGCTCGACCGCGCGATCGCCGTCGCCCGCGAGCATCCGGTGCGGGTCGTCACCGGCGATGCCGTCGACGGGCTCGCGAGCGCCTGCGCGCAAGCCCCGGCCGGGGCGACGCTCGTCGTCGCGAGCCCGGCGGTGCTCGTCTACCTGAGCCCGGCCGACCGCGCGCGCTTCGTCTCCGCGGTCGGCGAGCTCGCCCACCACTGGATCTCGCTCGACGGCCGCACCGTGCTGCCCGACCTGCGCGCTGCCGCCGACGTCAGTCTGCCGGGCGACGACGGGGACTTCCTGCTCAGCCGCGACGGGGAGCCGCTCGGCGTGGTCTCGCCGCACGGGGAGCGCATCGACCGTTGGGTCAGGGAGCGTAGATCGCTCTAG
- a CDS encoding DUF3263 domain-containing protein codes for MDAPAESLDERAQRVLEFERAWWGHSGAKELGIRREFGWTAARYYQVLNAVIDTEVAVRYDPVLVGRLRDVRDDRAQRRRTRRAGASGAA; via the coding sequence GTGGATGCCCCTGCCGAGTCCCTCGACGAGCGCGCGCAGCGCGTGCTCGAGTTCGAGCGCGCGTGGTGGGGCCACAGCGGCGCGAAGGAGCTCGGCATCCGCCGCGAGTTCGGGTGGACCGCGGCCCGCTACTATCAGGTTCTGAACGCCGTGATCGACACCGAAGTCGCCGTGCGGTACGACCCCGTTCTCGTGGGGCGGCTGCGCGACGTGCGCGACGATCGCGCGCAGCGGCGCCGCACCCGACGTGCGGGCGCCTCCGGCGCTGCCTGA